In Streptomyces sp. NBC_00878, a single window of DNA contains:
- a CDS encoding aldehyde dehydrogenase family protein → MTTTPTVGSPIDANVRYEGFDTLYVGGMWRSGGAGQYTDDLDPWTGHSITPIARATVRDVQEALETARDAQRDWAKTSPGLRAQVMRTAGDILTARKQEFIDWSVREVGSTVGKATVEWEVARGEVYEAASMSYHVTGQILPSDIPGKENRVYRAPLGVIAVISPWNFPLNLTTRSVAPAIALGNSVVLKPSEESPVTGGLFLAKVFEEAGVPAGVLQVVTHAREDAGAVGDAITTSPIPRFISFTGSTNVGRGITRKAGIKRMALELGGNAPIVVLADADLDQAVDGAAFSAFHHQGQICMSGNRLIVEAPIFDRFVDRFVEKVRSLPVGNPADPSTFIGPVINRRQLDGILDKLERARQSGAKHILGGEPTGPSGLLLPPQIIVGDNETPTAAEEVFGPVITIIRAEDEADALRIANATDYGLSSAVFTGDLDRGVVFAQQIEAGMTHVNDASPEGEAHVAFGGEKDSGLGRFGGQWVLEEFTTVHWISVQRTPRHYFG, encoded by the coding sequence ATGACCACGACCCCCACCGTCGGATCGCCGATAGATGCCAACGTCCGCTATGAGGGCTTCGACACCCTCTACGTGGGCGGGATGTGGCGTTCCGGCGGAGCGGGCCAGTACACCGACGACCTCGACCCCTGGACGGGCCACAGCATCACCCCCATCGCACGGGCCACCGTGCGGGATGTGCAGGAGGCGCTGGAGACCGCCAGGGACGCTCAGCGTGACTGGGCGAAGACGAGTCCGGGCCTGCGCGCACAGGTGATGCGAACAGCCGGCGACATCCTCACCGCCCGCAAGCAGGAGTTCATCGACTGGTCCGTCCGCGAGGTCGGATCCACCGTCGGCAAGGCCACGGTGGAGTGGGAGGTTGCCCGCGGAGAGGTCTACGAGGCCGCGTCGATGTCCTACCACGTCACCGGGCAGATCCTTCCGTCCGACATTCCCGGTAAGGAGAACCGCGTCTACCGGGCCCCGTTGGGGGTCATCGCCGTGATCAGCCCCTGGAACTTCCCGCTGAACCTCACGACCCGGTCGGTGGCACCGGCCATCGCGCTGGGGAACTCGGTGGTGCTCAAGCCCTCCGAGGAAAGCCCCGTCACCGGCGGTCTCTTCCTGGCCAAGGTGTTCGAGGAGGCCGGCGTGCCCGCGGGAGTCCTGCAGGTCGTCACCCATGCCCGCGAGGACGCCGGAGCGGTCGGCGACGCCATCACCACCAGCCCGATCCCGAGGTTCATCTCGTTCACCGGCTCCACCAACGTCGGCAGGGGCATCACCCGCAAGGCCGGAATCAAGCGGATGGCTCTCGAGCTCGGCGGCAACGCCCCCATCGTGGTCCTCGCGGACGCCGATCTCGACCAGGCGGTGGACGGTGCGGCCTTCTCGGCTTTCCACCACCAGGGTCAGATCTGCATGTCCGGCAACCGCCTCATCGTCGAGGCGCCGATCTTCGACCGGTTCGTCGACCGGTTCGTCGAGAAGGTGCGGTCGTTGCCGGTCGGCAACCCCGCCGACCCGTCGACGTTCATCGGTCCGGTCATCAACCGTCGTCAACTGGACGGCATCCTCGACAAACTGGAGCGGGCCCGCCAGTCCGGCGCGAAGCACATCCTCGGCGGTGAGCCCACGGGACCTTCCGGGCTGCTGCTGCCCCCGCAGATCATCGTCGGTGACAACGAGACCCCGACCGCCGCCGAAGAGGTGTTCGGCCCGGTCATCACGATCATCCGCGCTGAGGACGAGGCTGACGCGCTTCGGATCGCCAACGCCACCGACTACGGGCTGTCCAGCGCGGTCTTCACGGGCGACCTCGACCGCGGTGTGGTCTTCGCCCAGCAGATCGAGGCCGGCATGACCCACGTGAACGATGCCTCACCCGAGGGCGAAGCACACGTGGCCTTCGGCGGCGAGAAGGACTCGGGGCTGGGCCGGTTCGGCGGTCAGTGGGTTCTGGAGGAGTTCACCACCGTTCACTGGATCAGCGTCCAGCGCACTCCGCGCCACTACTTCGGCTGA
- a CDS encoding phospho-sugar mutase, which yields MQDGLIARAKAWLAEDPDAETREELAKLIDAEDTAELTARFSGTLQFGTAGLRGELGAGPMRMNRAVVIRAAAGLAAYLKAKGQTDGLVVVGYDARHKSADFARDTAAVMTGAGLRAAVLPRPLPTPVLAYAIRHLGAVAGVEVTASHNPPRDNGYKVYLGDGSQIVPPVDAEIAAEIAAIASLADVPRPDSGWETLDDGVLDAYLARTDAVLAAGSPRTARTVYTAMHGVGKETLLAAFARAGFPEPVLVAEQAEPDPDFPTVAFPNPEEPGAMDLAFAKARETDPDLIIANDPDADRCAAAVKDDRDGGHWRMLRGDEVGALLAEHLVRRGARGTFAESIVSSSLLGRIAGKAGLAYEETLTGFKWIARVEGLRYGYEEALGYCVDPEGVRDKDGITAALLITELASELKSEGRTLLDLLDDLAVEHGLHATDQLSVRVDDLSLISDAMRRLREQPPTLLAGLSVTKAEDLTKGTDTLPPTDGLRYTLDGARVIVRPSGTEPKLKCYLEVVVPVGTHAGLPAARAKATELLAAIKRDLAAAAGI from the coding sequence GTGCAGGACGGACTCATCGCGCGGGCCAAGGCCTGGCTGGCCGAGGACCCCGACGCGGAAACCCGTGAGGAACTCGCCAAGCTGATCGACGCCGAGGACACCGCGGAGCTCACCGCACGCTTCAGCGGCACCCTCCAGTTCGGCACAGCGGGCCTGCGCGGCGAACTCGGCGCGGGCCCGATGCGCATGAACCGCGCGGTCGTCATCCGCGCCGCCGCGGGCCTCGCCGCGTATCTCAAGGCGAAGGGACAGACGGACGGCCTCGTCGTCGTCGGCTACGACGCCCGCCACAAGTCCGCCGACTTCGCCCGCGACACGGCGGCGGTCATGACCGGCGCCGGCCTGCGCGCGGCCGTACTCCCCCGTCCCCTCCCCACGCCCGTACTCGCGTACGCCATAAGGCATTTGGGCGCGGTGGCGGGCGTGGAAGTGACGGCCAGCCACAATCCCCCGCGCGACAACGGTTACAAGGTCTACCTCGGCGACGGCTCCCAGATCGTGCCCCCGGTGGACGCCGAGATCGCCGCGGAGATCGCCGCGATCGCGAGCCTGGCCGACGTCCCCCGTCCGGACAGCGGCTGGGAGACCCTCGACGACGGCGTCCTGGACGCCTATCTGGCCCGTACGGACGCGGTTCTGGCCGCCGGCTCCCCGCGTACCGCCCGCACGGTCTACACGGCCATGCACGGCGTCGGCAAGGAGACGCTCCTCGCGGCCTTCGCCCGTGCCGGTTTCCCGGAACCGGTCCTCGTCGCCGAACAGGCCGAGCCCGACCCGGACTTCCCCACCGTCGCCTTCCCCAACCCGGAAGAGCCCGGCGCGATGGACCTCGCCTTCGCGAAGGCCCGTGAGACCGACCCCGACCTGATCATCGCGAACGACCCGGACGCGGACCGCTGCGCGGCGGCGGTGAAAGACGACCGGGACGGCGGTCACTGGCGCATGCTGCGCGGTGACGAGGTGGGTGCGCTGCTCGCCGAGCACCTCGTCCGCCGTGGCGCGCGGGGCACGTTCGCGGAGTCGATCGTCTCGTCCTCCCTTCTGGGCCGGATCGCCGGGAAGGCGGGCCTCGCGTACGAGGAGACGCTGACGGGCTTCAAGTGGATCGCCCGGGTGGAGGGCCTGCGGTACGGCTACGAGGAGGCGCTGGGCTACTGCGTCGACCCCGAGGGCGTACGGGACAAGGACGGCATCACGGCGGCCCTCCTGATCACGGAACTGGCCTCGGAGCTGAAGTCCGAGGGCCGTACCCTCCTCGATCTCCTCGACGACCTCGCGGTCGAGCACGGGCTGCACGCCACGGACCAGCTCTCGGTCCGCGTGGACGATCTGTCCCTCATCTCGGACGCGATGCGCCGGCTGCGCGAGCAACCGCCCACGCTGCTCGCGGGCCTGTCCGTCACGAAGGCCGAGGACCTGACGAAGGGCACGGACACGCTCCCGCCCACGGACGGCCTGCGCTACACGCTGGACGGCGCCCGCGTCATCGTCCGCCCGAGCGGTACGGAGCCGAAGCTGAAGTGCTACCTGGAGGTCGTGGTCCCGGTGGGCACCCACGCCGGCCTCCCGGCGGCCCGCGCGAAGGCGACGGAGCTGTTGGCGGCGATCAAGCGGGATCTCGCGGCGGCAGCCGGTATCTGA
- a CDS encoding gamma-glutamylcyclotransferase: MSLYAAYAGNLDPRLMTRRAPHSPLRATGWLNGWRLTFGGEHMGWEGALATIVEAPRSQVFVALYDIAPPDEESMDRWEGVGLDVYRRMRVRIHTLEGEEAAWVYVLNGYEGGLPSARYLGEIADAAESAGAPHDYVMELRKRPC; encoded by the coding sequence ATGTCGCTCTACGCCGCGTACGCCGGCAATCTCGACCCGCGGCTCATGACGCGCCGCGCTCCGCACTCGCCGCTGCGCGCCACGGGGTGGCTGAACGGCTGGCGGCTGACGTTCGGCGGCGAGCACATGGGCTGGGAGGGCGCACTGGCCACCATCGTCGAGGCCCCGCGCTCGCAGGTCTTCGTCGCCCTGTACGACATCGCGCCCCCGGACGAGGAGTCCATGGACCGCTGGGAGGGCGTCGGCCTGGACGTCTACCGGCGGATGCGGGTACGGATCCACACGCTGGAGGGCGAGGAGGCGGCGTGGGTGTACGTCCTCAACGGCTACGAGGGAGGGCTCCCCTCGGCCCGCTACCTCGGCGAGATCGCGGACGCGGCGGAATCGGCGGGGGCCCCGCACGACTACGTGATGGAGCTGCGCAAGCGCCCTTGCTGA
- a CDS encoding biotin carboxylase N-terminal domain-containing protein — MRKVLIANRGEIAVRVARACRDAGIASVAVYAEPDRDALHVRAADEAFALGGDTPATSYLDMAKVLQAAKDSGADAIHPGYGFLSENADFAQAVLDAGLIWIGPPAQAIRDLGDKVAARHIAQRAGAPLVAGTPDPVSGAEEVVAFAEEHGLPIAIKAAFGGGGRGLKVARTLDEVPELYDSAVREAVAAFGRGECFVERYLDKPRHVETQCLADSHGNVVVVSTRDCSLQRRHQKLVEEAPAPFLSEAQNAELYAASKAILKEAGYVGAGTVEFLVGTDGTISFLEVNTRLQVEHPVTEEVAGIDLVREMFRIADGEELGYGDPELRGHSFEFRINGEDPGRGFLPAPGTVTTFAPPSGPGVRLDAGVETGSVIGPAWDSLLAKLIVTGATREQALQRASRALAEFTVEGMATAIPFHRAVVTDPAFAPELTGSGDPFTIHTRWIETEFVNEIKPFAAPTDTEVEDEPGRETVVVEVGGKRLEVSLPISLGMSLARTGLAAGAKPKRRAAKKSGPVASGDTLASPMQGTIVKVAVEEGQEVKEGDLVVVLEAMKMEQPLNAHRSGTVKALAAEVGASVTSGAVICEIKD, encoded by the coding sequence GTGCGCAAGGTGTTGATCGCCAACCGTGGCGAAATCGCTGTCCGTGTCGCCCGGGCGTGCCGAGACGCCGGTATCGCGAGCGTGGCGGTGTACGCCGAGCCGGACCGGGACGCACTGCATGTGCGGGCCGCCGACGAGGCGTTCGCGCTGGGCGGTGACACCCCCGCGACCAGCTACCTCGACATGGCCAAGGTGCTGCAGGCGGCCAAGGATTCCGGGGCAGACGCGATCCACCCCGGGTACGGCTTCCTTTCCGAGAACGCCGACTTCGCGCAGGCGGTCCTGGATGCCGGGCTGATCTGGATCGGCCCGCCCGCGCAGGCCATCCGCGACCTCGGCGACAAGGTGGCGGCCCGCCACATCGCCCAGCGCGCCGGTGCCCCGCTGGTGGCGGGTACGCCGGATCCGGTGTCGGGCGCCGAGGAGGTCGTGGCCTTCGCCGAGGAGCACGGCCTGCCGATCGCCATCAAGGCGGCCTTCGGCGGCGGCGGCCGCGGCCTGAAGGTGGCCCGCACCCTCGACGAGGTCCCGGAACTGTACGACTCGGCCGTCCGCGAGGCCGTCGCCGCGTTCGGCCGGGGCGAGTGCTTCGTCGAGCGCTACCTCGACAAGCCCCGCCACGTCGAGACCCAGTGCCTGGCCGACTCCCACGGCAACGTGGTCGTCGTCTCGACGCGTGACTGCTCGCTGCAGCGCCGGCACCAGAAGCTGGTCGAGGAGGCCCCGGCGCCGTTCCTGTCCGAGGCCCAGAACGCCGAGCTGTACGCCGCCTCCAAGGCGATCCTCAAGGAGGCCGGTTACGTCGGCGCGGGCACGGTGGAGTTCCTGGTCGGTACCGACGGCACGATCTCCTTCCTGGAGGTCAACACCCGCCTTCAGGTGGAGCACCCGGTGACCGAGGAGGTCGCCGGTATCGACCTGGTCCGCGAGATGTTCCGTATCGCCGACGGCGAGGAACTGGGCTACGGCGACCCGGAACTGCGCGGCCACTCCTTCGAGTTCCGCATCAACGGTGAGGACCCGGGCCGGGGCTTCCTGCCCGCTCCCGGCACGGTGACCACGTTCGCGCCGCCGTCCGGCCCCGGTGTCCGGCTGGACGCGGGTGTCGAGACCGGCTCGGTCATCGGCCCGGCCTGGGACTCCCTCCTCGCCAAGCTGATCGTCACCGGCGCCACCCGCGAGCAGGCCCTTCAGCGGGCCTCCCGCGCGCTCGCCGAGTTCACCGTCGAGGGCATGGCGACCGCCATCCCCTTCCACCGCGCGGTGGTCACCGACCCGGCGTTCGCTCCCGAGCTCACCGGCTCCGGCGACCCGTTCACGATCCACACCCGCTGGATCGAGACCGAGTTCGTCAACGAGATCAAGCCCTTCGCGGCCCCCACGGACACCGAGGTGGAGGACGAGCCGGGCCGCGAGACGGTCGTCGTCGAGGTCGGCGGCAAGCGCCTGGAAGTCTCGCTGCCCATCTCGCTGGGCATGTCGCTGGCCCGCACCGGCCTCGCGGCGGGCGCCAAGCCGAAGCGCCGCGCGGCCAAGAAGTCCGGCCCGGTCGCCTCCGGCGACACCCTCGCCTCCCCCATGCAGGGCACCATCGTCAAGGTCGCCGTCGAGGAGGGCCAGGAGGTCAAGGAGGGCGACCTGGTCGTCGTCCTGGAGGCCATGAAGATGGAACAGCCCCTCAACGCCCACCGCTCGGGCACCGTCAAGGCCCTGGCCGCCGAGGTCGGCGCCTCCGTCACCTCCGGCGCCGTCATCTGCGAAATCAAGGATTGA
- a CDS encoding antibiotic biosynthesis monooxygenase, with product MPIETGQSVEAVQSDPASVMITRTVHPGREDDYKHWLVRLINAAEKFPNNLGTAVLAPTPGKSNVFRLVHRFTDQESLRAWEDSDIRHALSAEADAFSTSQRQAATGMETWFSISEAPALPPPKKWKMALVTIGAVYGLTAVIIPLEMAWVPRSWSFYLTNVITNVLIGGLMTYLVMPTVTRVLRRWLY from the coding sequence ATGCCGATCGAAACAGGCCAATCGGTCGAAGCCGTGCAGTCCGATCCGGCTTCCGTGATGATTACCCGCACCGTCCATCCCGGGCGCGAGGACGACTACAAGCACTGGCTGGTGCGGCTGATCAACGCTGCCGAGAAGTTCCCCAACAACCTTGGGACGGCAGTGCTCGCCCCGACGCCCGGTAAGTCGAACGTCTTCCGGCTCGTTCACCGCTTTACCGACCAGGAATCTCTCCGGGCGTGGGAGGACTCCGATATTCGCCATGCACTCTCAGCCGAGGCAGACGCGTTCTCGACCTCGCAGCGCCAGGCTGCGACCGGGATGGAAACGTGGTTCTCCATCAGTGAAGCTCCCGCGTTACCGCCACCGAAGAAGTGGAAGATGGCACTGGTGACCATCGGTGCTGTCTACGGGCTGACGGCGGTCATCATCCCGCTCGAGATGGCATGGGTGCCGCGATCCTGGTCGTTCTACTTGACCAACGTCATTACCAACGTGCTGATAGGAGGGTTGATGACCTACCTGGTCATGCCGACCGTGACGCGGGTTCTGCGACGCTGGCTGTACTGA
- a CDS encoding TetR/AcrR family transcriptional regulator gives MAKPPAGLRADARRNHDRLVSEARTTFAEYGADASLEDVARRAGVGIGTLYRHFPNRHALLSAVFSDAVSDLLDRSRELLDDPHPCTALVTWLRAIITHAGEYRGLSRALMTASHDDTSELARCSGPMREAGSALLARAQQAGAVRPDVSIGDLLQLTNAIALAAEETPGDPELADRLLTLTLRGLKA, from the coding sequence ATGGCCAAGCCACCGGCAGGCCTGCGCGCCGACGCACGCCGCAACCACGACCGGCTGGTCTCGGAGGCACGGACCACGTTCGCGGAGTACGGCGCGGACGCGTCCCTGGAAGACGTGGCCCGCCGGGCCGGCGTCGGCATCGGCACGCTGTACCGGCACTTCCCGAACCGGCACGCCCTGCTGAGCGCGGTCTTCTCGGACGCGGTGAGCGATCTGCTGGACCGCTCGCGCGAACTGCTCGACGACCCGCACCCGTGCACGGCGCTCGTGACGTGGCTGCGCGCCATCATCACCCATGCGGGTGAGTACCGCGGTCTGTCGCGTGCGCTCATGACGGCCTCGCACGACGACACCTCGGAACTCGCCCGGTGCAGCGGTCCGATGCGGGAGGCGGGCAGCGCCCTGCTCGCCCGGGCACAGCAAGCGGGCGCCGTACGCCCCGATGTCTCCATCGGCGACCTGCTCCAACTGACCAACGCGATCGCGCTGGCCGCCGAAGAGACCCCGGGCGACCCGGAGTTGGCCGACCGCCTGCTGACACTGACGCTACGGGGCCTCAAGGCCTGA
- a CDS encoding purine-nucleoside phosphorylase has translation MNASLLPDDIQGDPYAAADAAAARVRELTGAETHDVALVMGSGWAPAADALGDPAADFQVTELPGFPPPAVEGHGGKVRSYQIGDKRALVFLGRTHFYEGRGVAAVAHGVRTAVAAGCKTIVLTNGCGGLREGMRPGQPVLISDHINLTAASPIVGANFVDLTDLYSPRLRALCKEIDGTLEEGVYAQFPGPHYETPAEIRMARVIGADLVGMSTTLEAIAAREAGAEVLGISLVTNLAAGMTGEPLNHEEVLQAGRDSATRMGALLTQVLDRL, from the coding sequence GTGAACGCATCTCTTCTTCCGGACGACATCCAGGGCGACCCGTACGCCGCCGCCGACGCCGCCGCCGCGCGCGTACGGGAACTGACGGGCGCCGAGACCCACGACGTCGCCCTCGTGATGGGCTCCGGCTGGGCACCGGCCGCGGACGCCCTCGGCGACCCCGCGGCCGACTTCCAGGTCACCGAGCTGCCCGGTTTCCCGCCGCCGGCGGTCGAGGGCCACGGCGGCAAGGTCCGCTCGTACCAGATCGGCGACAAGCGCGCGCTCGTGTTCCTGGGCCGCACGCACTTCTACGAGGGCCGCGGTGTCGCCGCCGTCGCCCACGGCGTCCGTACGGCCGTGGCCGCCGGCTGCAAGACGATCGTGCTGACCAATGGCTGCGGGGGGCTGCGCGAAGGCATGCGTCCCGGGCAGCCGGTCCTGATCAGCGACCACATCAACCTGACGGCGGCGTCGCCGATCGTCGGCGCGAACTTCGTCGATCTGACGGATCTGTACTCGCCGCGGTTGCGGGCGCTGTGCAAGGAGATCGACGGGACGCTTGAGGAAGGGGTGTACGCGCAGTTCCCCGGGCCGCACTACGAGACGCCTGCGGAGATTCGGATGGCGCGGGTCATCGGGGCGGATCTGGTGGGAATGTCGACGACGCTCGAGGCGATCGCCGCGCGTGAGGCGGGGGCGGAGGTGCTCGGTATCTCGCTGGTCACGAATCTCGCCGCGGGGATGACGGGCGAGCCCCTCAACCACGAGGAGGTCCTCCAGGCGGGCCGCGACTCGGCCACGCGGATGGGGGCGTTGCTGACCCAGGTCCTGGATCGGCTGTAG
- a CDS encoding DeoR/GlpR family DNA-binding transcription regulator, producing MFAAERRQLILEMVRANGAVSLRELARVVQTSEVTVRRDVRALEAEGLLDRRHGGAVLPGGFTRESGFPQKSHLATAEKTAIADLAASLVEEGEAIVVGAGTTTQELARRLARVPGLTVVTNSLLVAQALAHANRVEVVMTGGTLRGSNYALVGSGAEQSLQGLRVSRAFLSGSGLTAERGLSTSNMLSASVDRALVQAAGEVVVLADHTKLGTDTMFQTVPTDVITRLVTDEPPAHDDRAGTELQALADQGVQIAVAGAGGEGGDTVPAGRQPPRRDMPLPGPRRGQVPGGSPQLRSAAAVVGEREQPQSERARVADLRRR from the coding sequence GTGTTCGCTGCAGAACGTCGCCAATTGATCCTCGAAATGGTGCGAGCGAATGGGGCCGTGTCGCTCCGTGAGCTCGCCCGCGTCGTCCAGACCTCCGAAGTGACCGTACGGCGGGACGTGCGCGCACTGGAGGCAGAAGGACTCCTCGACCGCCGGCATGGCGGTGCGGTATTGCCGGGCGGGTTCACGCGGGAGTCCGGCTTTCCGCAGAAGTCTCATCTCGCGACCGCCGAGAAGACGGCCATCGCCGATCTCGCCGCAAGTCTCGTCGAAGAGGGCGAGGCCATTGTGGTGGGGGCGGGAACCACGACACAGGAGCTGGCCCGCCGGCTCGCGCGGGTTCCCGGTCTGACCGTCGTCACCAACTCCCTGCTGGTGGCCCAGGCGCTGGCCCACGCCAACCGCGTGGAGGTCGTGATGACCGGCGGCACCCTGCGCGGCTCCAACTACGCCCTGGTCGGCAGCGGGGCCGAGCAGTCCCTCCAGGGGCTGCGGGTCTCCCGGGCCTTCCTGTCGGGGAGTGGACTGACCGCCGAGCGCGGTCTGTCCACCTCCAACATGCTGTCGGCGTCCGTCGACCGCGCGCTGGTGCAGGCGGCCGGCGAGGTCGTCGTCCTCGCCGACCACACCAAGCTCGGCACCGACACGATGTTCCAGACCGTGCCGACCGACGTCATCACCCGGCTCGTCACCGACGAGCCGCCCGCCCACGACGACCGCGCGGGCACCGAACTGCAGGCCCTGGCAGACCAGGGCGTACAGATCGCGGTGGCCGGAGCCGGCGGTGAGGGCGGGGATACGGTCCCGGCGGGGCGTCAGCCGCCACGCCGGGACATGCCGCTGCCCGGCCCCAGGCGGGGTCAGGTCCCCGGTGGAAGCCCGCAGTTGCGCAGTGCGGCCGCGGTTGTGGGGGAACGGGAACAGCCCCAGAGCGAGCGGGCACGGGTCGCGGACCTGCGCCGACGCTGA
- a CDS encoding PH domain-containing protein, with amino-acid sequence MTTPDHQPSAPDAPDPQFKDRVYRSPSGIAGGVLLLAIVGWLGIDALVTGEGRTPWVALASLIFLVPLVAAFTLRPAVYANEQRLRIRNPFRVIVLPWGTVETFKSGYSNEVLDTSGTKYQVWAVPVSLRARKRAARREARGESRGAADAARGGQQRHPAAVTTGPAGPVRAQADQTMHELRELLEARGKDPRAQGDVSVRWAYEIVAPAVAGAVLLAILLAVG; translated from the coding sequence ATGACGACCCCGGACCATCAGCCATCCGCACCGGACGCACCGGATCCCCAGTTCAAGGACCGGGTCTACCGGTCGCCCTCCGGTATCGCGGGCGGTGTGCTGCTGCTCGCGATCGTGGGCTGGCTCGGAATCGACGCCCTGGTCACCGGTGAGGGACGTACGCCGTGGGTGGCGCTGGCCTCGCTGATCTTCCTGGTCCCGCTGGTCGCCGCGTTCACCCTGCGTCCCGCCGTCTACGCCAACGAGCAGCGGCTGCGTATCCGTAACCCCTTCCGGGTGATCGTGCTGCCCTGGGGGACGGTGGAGACGTTCAAGTCGGGCTATTCCAACGAGGTGCTCGACACCTCCGGCACCAAGTACCAGGTGTGGGCCGTGCCCGTCTCGCTGCGGGCCCGCAAGAGGGCCGCCCGGCGGGAGGCGCGTGGGGAGAGCCGCGGGGCCGCGGACGCCGCCCGCGGCGGTCAGCAGCGCCATCCCGCGGCGGTGACCACCGGACCCGCCGGACCCGTACGCGCCCAGGCCGACCAGACCATGCACGAGCTGCGCGAGCTGCTGGAGGCCCGGGGCAAGGACCCGAGGGCACAGGGCGACGTGTCGGTGCGGTGGGCGTACGAGATCGTGGCGCCGGCGGTGGCCGGTGCCGTGCTGCTGGCGATTCTGCTCGCGGTGGGCTGA
- a CDS encoding NAD(P)H-quinone dehydrogenase: MEYVTRIVIIGGGPGGYEAALVAAQLGAEVTVVDCDGLGGASVLTDCVPSKTLIATAEVMTTFDSSYEELGIIVADDTPHIDTPARVVGVDLGKVNRRVKRLALAQSHDITASVTRAGARVLRGRARLEGMQALDGSRKVVVRAADGSEETLLADAVLIATGGHPRELPDAQPDGERILNWTQVYDLDELPEELIVVGSGVTGAEFAGAYQALGSRVTLVSSRDRVLPGEDPDAAAVLEDVFRRRGMNVMARSRAASAKRVGDRVEVTLADGRVITGSHCLMAVGAIPNSQGMGLEEAGVKVQESGHIWTDKVSRTTAPGVYAAGDVTGVFALASVAAMQGRIAMYHFLGDAVAPLNLKTVSSNVFTDPEIATVGYSQADVDGGVIDARVVKLPLLRNPRAKMQGIRDGFVKIFCRPGTGIVVGGVVVSPRASELIHPISLAVDNNLTVEQIANAFTVYPSLSGSIAEVARQLHTRKTEGES, from the coding sequence ATGGAGTACGTGACTCGGATCGTGATCATTGGCGGCGGACCCGGCGGATACGAGGCGGCCCTGGTGGCCGCCCAGCTCGGCGCGGAGGTGACCGTCGTCGACTGCGACGGTCTGGGCGGTGCGTCGGTGCTCACCGACTGCGTGCCGTCGAAGACCCTGATCGCGACGGCCGAGGTGATGACCACCTTCGATTCGTCGTACGAGGAGCTGGGGATCATCGTCGCCGATGACACTCCTCACATCGATACGCCCGCGCGGGTCGTCGGTGTCGACCTCGGCAAGGTCAACCGTCGTGTGAAGCGGCTCGCGCTCGCCCAGTCGCACGACATCACCGCCTCGGTGACGCGCGCGGGTGCCCGCGTGCTGCGGGGCCGCGCACGGCTCGAAGGCATGCAGGCCCTGGACGGGTCGCGCAAGGTCGTCGTCCGGGCCGCCGACGGCAGCGAGGAGACCCTCCTCGCCGACGCCGTGCTCATCGCCACCGGCGGGCATCCCCGCGAGCTGCCCGACGCGCAGCCGGACGGGGAGCGGATCCTCAACTGGACCCAGGTCTACGACCTCGACGAGCTGCCCGAGGAGCTCATCGTCGTCGGGTCCGGTGTGACCGGTGCCGAGTTCGCCGGTGCCTACCAGGCGCTCGGCTCGCGCGTCACGCTCGTCTCCAGCCGCGACCGCGTGCTGCCGGGCGAGGACCCGGACGCGGCGGCCGTCCTGGAGGACGTGTTCCGGCGGCGCGGGATGAACGTCATGGCCCGCTCGCGCGCCGCGTCCGCCAAGCGCGTCGGCGACCGCGTCGAGGTGACGCTCGCCGACGGCCGCGTCATCACCGGCTCGCACTGTCTGATGGCCGTCGGCGCCATCCCGAACAGCCAGGGCATGGGTCTCGAAGAGGCCGGCGTCAAGGTCCAGGAGTCCGGGCACATCTGGACCGACAAGGTCTCCAGGACCACCGCCCCGGGCGTGTACGCGGCCGGTGACGTGACCGGTGTCTTCGCCCTCGCCTCCGTGGCCGCGATGCAGGGCCGGATCGCCATGTACCACTTCCTGGGTGACGCGGTCGCCCCGCTGAACCTGAAGACGGTGTCGTCGAACGTCTTCACCGACCCCGAGATCGCCACCGTCGGCTACTCCCAGGCGGACGTCGACGGCGGCGTCATCGACGCCCGGGTCGTGAAGCTGCCCCTGCTGCGCAATCCGCGCGCCAAGATGCAGGGCATCCGCGACGGCTTCGTGAAGATCTTCTGCCGCCCGGGCACCGGTATCGTCGTCGGCGGTGTGGTCGTCTCGCCGCGCGCCTCGGAACTCATCCACCCGATCTCGCTCGCCGTCGACAACAACCTGACCGTCGAACAGATCGCGAACGCCTTCACCGTGTACCCGTCCCTGTCGGGCTCGATCGCCGAGGTCGCGCGGCAGCTGCACACCCGCAAGACCGAGGGCGAGTCCTGA